The Corylus avellana chromosome ca8, CavTom2PMs-1.0 genome has a segment encoding these proteins:
- the LOC132189973 gene encoding uncharacterized protein LOC132189973, translating to MAAISSSLISMRNPQAQLSPGSTLKPSNQFVGNAAPSNLLLGTNRVGKLQLCTSRRPLIVQAGYSDHGGPSSASIFVGGFVLGGLIVGTLGCVYAPQISKTLTGADRKDLMRKLPKFIYDEDKALERTRKVLAEKIAQLNSAIDGVSTQLRSEEEPNGVDVISDEVEAAI from the exons aTGGCTGCTATTTCGAGTTCGTTGATTTCGATGAGAAATCCTCAAGCCCAGTTATCTCCTG GATCTACTCTGAAGCCATCGAACCAATTTGTTGGGAATGCAGCTCCCTCCAACTTGTTGCTTGGTACCAATCGTGTAGGGAAATTGCAACTTTGTACATCCAGAAGGCCGCTCATAGTTCAAGCTGGGTATAG TGATCATGGAGGGCCAAGCAGTGCAAGCATCTTTGTAGGTGGCTTTGTTTTGGGAGGACTCATAGTTGGCACACTCGGTTGTGTATATGCACCTCAG ATCAGCAAAACACTAACTGGAGCTGACCGAAAGGATTTAATGAGGAAACTGCCCAAATTCATATATGACGAAGACAAAGCTTTGGAG AGAACACGGAAAGTACTGGCTGAGAAGATTGCACAGCTGAACTCCGCTATAGATGGCGTTTCAACTCAGCTCCGATCAGAAGAAGAGCCAAATGGTGTGGATGTGATCTCAGATGAAGTTGAAGCTGCCATATAA